In Streptomyces capitiformicae, one genomic interval encodes:
- a CDS encoding NAD(P)-dependent alcohol dehydrogenase, translated as MKAAVHYRYGPPDVIRIAEVDKPSVGDRDVLVRVMATTVNRTDCAYRAARPFFVRPATGLARPRRTVLGTEYAGVVDAVGGGVTSFTVGDRVFGYNEDAFGFGAHAEYLSVPADGAIATMPTNVTFEEAAPGTEGSHYALAFIRKADIRAGQDVLVHGATGAIGSAAVQLLKHHGATVTAVCGTPHLELVKSLGADRVVDHTAQDFTEDEQRYDAVFDAVGKSTFGRCKRLLKPGGVYLSSDLGPGWQNLLLPLVTPLFRGRKVKFPFPKQDQEMVRYLRDLIEAGEFRPVIDRRYPLDEIVDAHRYVETGQKIGNVVITVRPPD; from the coding sequence ATGAAGGCCGCGGTGCACTACCGGTACGGACCGCCGGACGTGATCCGGATCGCCGAGGTGGACAAGCCCTCGGTCGGCGATCGTGACGTTCTCGTCCGGGTGATGGCGACGACGGTCAACCGCACGGACTGCGCCTACCGTGCGGCCAGGCCCTTCTTCGTGCGTCCGGCCACCGGGCTGGCCCGGCCGCGCCGTACCGTCCTCGGGACCGAGTACGCGGGAGTGGTGGACGCGGTCGGCGGCGGTGTCACGTCCTTCACCGTCGGCGACCGGGTCTTCGGGTACAACGAGGACGCGTTCGGCTTCGGAGCCCATGCCGAGTACCTGTCGGTCCCGGCCGACGGTGCCATCGCGACCATGCCCACGAACGTGACCTTCGAGGAGGCCGCACCCGGCACCGAGGGCTCGCACTACGCCCTGGCGTTCATCAGGAAGGCGGACATCCGCGCCGGCCAGGACGTCCTCGTGCACGGCGCGACCGGCGCCATCGGCTCAGCGGCGGTGCAGCTCCTCAAGCACCACGGGGCCACCGTGACCGCCGTGTGCGGCACCCCGCACCTGGAGCTGGTGAAGAGCCTGGGGGCGGACAGAGTCGTCGACCACACGGCTCAGGACTTCACCGAGGACGAGCAGCGCTACGACGCGGTGTTCGACGCGGTCGGCAAGAGCACCTTCGGCCGCTGCAAGCGGCTGTTGAAGCCCGGCGGGGTCTATCTCTCCTCCGACCTGGGCCCCGGATGGCAGAACCTGCTCCTCCCGCTCGTCACGCCCCTCTTCCGCGGCCGGAAGGTCAAGTTCCCCTTCCCGAAGCAGGACCAGGAGATGGTGCGGTACCTCCGCGATCTGATCGAGGCGGGCGAGTTCAGGCCCGTCATCGACCGGCGGTACCCGTTGGACGAGATCGTCGACGCCCACCGGTACGTCGAGACCGGCCAGAAGATCGGCAACGTCGTCATCACCGTCCGGCCGCCGGACTGA
- a CDS encoding serine hydrolase domain-containing protein — translation MPHALRTPPRTRPRLRLALIGLLGASCLGGLIAAPAAGAAAVHEDERALQRQLDELVTTSGGPPGVIVVLQSGDKSRVLRAGVADLETGRTIQPTDHMRIASTAKAFSGAVALHLVQRGVLGLDDTIGRRLPRLPHAWRKVTLRQLLNHTSGLPDYSADPEFLELLLADPRRTFDPRKLLDFVADERLLFRPGSRYQYSNSDNIAVALMAEAATHRPYEELLRDIVSRPLGLRDTSLPLGYELPEPFMHGYDVQPPGPPEDVSEVLSASGLWASGGIVSTPRDMTRFIRAYAAGDLTSRAVLHEQRRWIEGASEPAGPGRNKAGLGIFRYATRCGVVLGHTGNTPGYTQLIAATPDGRKSLTFSLTTQFNRTTDPALLARLRTIEENAVCTLLRGNHG, via the coding sequence ATGCCGCACGCGCTCCGCACCCCTCCCCGCACCCGTCCCCGTCTCCGTCTGGCGCTCATCGGGCTCCTCGGCGCCTCCTGCCTCGGCGGCCTGATCGCCGCTCCGGCAGCGGGCGCCGCTGCCGTCCACGAAGACGAACGCGCCCTCCAACGGCAGCTCGACGAGCTGGTCACCACCAGCGGCGGGCCACCCGGCGTCATCGTCGTGCTGCAAAGCGGAGACAAGTCACGCGTCCTCCGCGCAGGCGTCGCCGACCTGGAGACCGGCCGTACGATCCAGCCCACCGACCACATGCGGATCGCCAGTACGGCCAAGGCGTTCAGCGGTGCCGTAGCACTTCATCTGGTACAGCGTGGTGTCCTCGGCCTCGACGACACGATCGGCCGCCGACTGCCCCGGCTGCCGCACGCATGGCGGAAGGTGACCCTCCGGCAGCTGCTGAACCACACGAGCGGACTGCCCGACTACAGCGCGGACCCGGAGTTCCTGGAGCTGCTCCTCGCGGATCCACGCCGCACCTTCGACCCCCGCAAGCTGCTGGACTTCGTGGCCGACGAACGGCTGCTGTTCCGCCCGGGCTCCCGGTACCAGTACTCCAACTCCGACAACATCGCCGTAGCCCTGATGGCGGAGGCGGCGACCCACCGGCCGTACGAAGAGCTGCTCCGCGACATCGTCAGCCGGCCGCTCGGCCTGCGCGACACCAGCCTCCCGCTCGGCTACGAGTTGCCGGAGCCGTTCATGCACGGCTACGACGTCCAGCCACCGGGGCCGCCGGAGGACGTCAGCGAAGTCCTCAGCGCCTCCGGTCTGTGGGCTTCGGGTGGGATCGTGTCCACCCCGCGCGACATGACGCGGTTCATCCGTGCCTACGCCGCCGGAGATCTGACGTCCAGGGCGGTTCTGCACGAGCAGCGCCGCTGGATCGAGGGGGCGTCCGAACCGGCCGGCCCCGGCCGCAACAAGGCAGGCCTCGGCATCTTCCGCTACGCCACCCGCTGCGGGGTCGTCCTGGGGCACACCGGGAACACCCCCGGCTACACCCAGCTGATCGCCGCGACACCCGACGGACGCAAGTCGCTCACCTTCTCGCTCACCACCCAGTTCAACAGGACGACCGACCCGGCCCTCCTGGCAAGACTCCGCACGATCGAGGAGAACGCGGTCTGCACGCTCCTCCGCGGGAACCACGGCTAG
- a CDS encoding nuclear transport factor 2 family protein has product MTQRVELATVMDRLAVDGLITDYAVAVDDGDWAAYRDLFAPDGRADYRSAGGIEGDAVQVAGWLARSMELFPMRQHLIVNRRVRFGSLEQDTGDTAHVRADYINPMRFAGHDGGSTAPDFICGGRYAFALVRTYDGWRLREVVVQEKWRRAPEGLTTDQRPSPV; this is encoded by the coding sequence ATGACGCAGCGTGTGGAGCTCGCCACAGTGATGGACCGGCTCGCGGTCGACGGCCTGATCACCGACTACGCGGTGGCGGTCGACGACGGCGACTGGGCGGCGTACCGGGACCTGTTCGCACCGGACGGCCGCGCGGACTACCGCTCGGCGGGCGGCATCGAGGGCGACGCCGTACAGGTCGCCGGATGGCTGGCCCGGAGCATGGAACTCTTCCCGATGCGGCAGCATCTGATCGTCAACCGGAGGGTGCGGTTCGGCTCCCTGGAGCAGGACACCGGCGACACCGCCCACGTCCGGGCGGACTACATCAATCCGATGCGCTTCGCCGGACACGACGGCGGCTCCACTGCCCCCGACTTCATCTGCGGCGGCCGCTACGCCTTCGCCCTGGTCCGTACGTACGACGGCTGGCGGCTCCGCGAGGTCGTGGTCCAGGAGAAGTGGCGCCGCGCCCCGGAAGGCCTCACCACGGACCAGCGCCCGTCCCCTGTCTGA
- the lnt gene encoding apolipoprotein N-acyltransferase: MKTPAWLASPWRRGPVATVAGALPVFAFPQLSLWWFTYVALVPWMLLIRTAPTGRRAAYDGWLGGFGFMLAMHHWLLPNLHVFTFVIAALLGALWAPWAWLVRRFLAGEPTARRVAAALLVLPSGWLVIELVRSWQGLGGPWGLLGSSQWQVEPALRLASLGGVWLISFLVVAVNVAVVVLVAVRPARAPAVAGLVTAVVAASAAWMWSPRPDEDGRARIAVVQPGVTNGPDNRIAREEALTRQLTGQDLDLIVWGESSVGYDLADRPDLADRIAALSRATDTNILVNVDARRSDRPGIYKSSVLVGPDGPTGARYDKMRLVPFGEYIPARSLLGWATSVGEAADEDRRRGSGQVVMDTGGGLLVGPMICFESAFPDMSRHLAEDGAELLLAQSATSTFQQSWAPEQHASLAALRAAETGRPMVHATLTGVSAVYGPSGDRVGSWLATSDSTTAVYEVPLADGTTPYVRFGDWPVYAALLMLVAWGVFDGVRAARVRLGRGRSGPPPPAPPARTSRESPARPVR, from the coding sequence ATGAAGACGCCCGCATGGCTCGCCTCCCCATGGCGGCGTGGTCCCGTCGCCACCGTGGCCGGTGCGCTGCCCGTGTTCGCCTTCCCGCAGCTGTCCCTGTGGTGGTTCACGTACGTGGCCCTGGTGCCCTGGATGCTGCTGATCCGCACGGCGCCGACCGGCCGGCGGGCGGCGTACGACGGCTGGCTGGGCGGCTTCGGGTTCATGCTGGCCATGCATCACTGGCTGCTGCCGAACCTGCATGTGTTCACGTTCGTCATAGCCGCCCTCCTCGGCGCGCTCTGGGCGCCCTGGGCCTGGCTGGTACGCCGTTTCCTGGCCGGGGAACCCACTGCCAGGCGGGTGGCCGCCGCGCTGCTGGTCCTGCCGTCGGGCTGGCTGGTGATCGAACTCGTCCGCTCCTGGCAGGGCCTCGGCGGGCCCTGGGGTCTGCTGGGTTCCAGCCAGTGGCAGGTGGAGCCGGCGCTGCGGCTGGCCTCGCTGGGCGGCGTCTGGCTGATCAGCTTCCTGGTGGTGGCCGTGAACGTCGCGGTCGTCGTCCTCGTCGCAGTACGGCCCGCCCGGGCTCCCGCGGTCGCCGGTCTGGTCACGGCGGTGGTCGCGGCCTCGGCCGCATGGATGTGGTCACCGCGCCCCGACGAGGACGGCCGGGCACGGATCGCCGTCGTGCAACCGGGCGTGACCAATGGCCCCGACAACCGGATCGCCCGCGAGGAGGCCCTCACCCGCCAACTCACCGGTCAGGACCTGGACCTGATCGTGTGGGGCGAGAGCAGCGTCGGCTACGACCTCGCCGACCGGCCCGACCTCGCCGACCGCATCGCCGCGCTGTCCCGCGCGACGGACACGAACATCCTCGTCAATGTCGACGCCCGCCGCTCCGACCGACCCGGCATCTACAAGAGCTCGGTGCTCGTCGGCCCCGACGGCCCGACCGGCGCCCGCTACGACAAGATGCGGCTGGTCCCCTTCGGCGAGTACATACCGGCGCGCTCCCTGCTCGGCTGGGCCACCTCGGTCGGTGAGGCGGCCGACGAGGACCGCAGGCGCGGCAGCGGGCAGGTGGTCATGGACACCGGCGGCGGACTGCTCGTCGGCCCCATGATCTGCTTCGAGAGCGCGTTCCCCGACATGAGCCGCCATCTCGCCGAGGACGGCGCGGAGTTGCTGCTCGCCCAGTCGGCGACCTCGACGTTCCAGCAGAGCTGGGCGCCGGAGCAGCACGCCTCGCTGGCCGCGCTGCGGGCCGCCGAGACCGGCCGCCCGATGGTGCACGCGACGCTCACCGGGGTTTCCGCGGTGTACGGCCCGAGCGGTGACCGCGTCGGCTCCTGGCTCGCGACGAGCGACAGCACGACGGCCGTGTACGAGGTGCCGCTGGCCGACGGTACGACGCCGTACGTACGGTTCGGCGACTGGCCGGTGTACGCGGCGCTGCTGATGCTGGTGGCGTGGGGCGTCTTCGACGGCGTACGGGCGGCACGGGTCAGGCTCGGCCGGGGCCGGAGCGGTCCTCCACCGCCCGCACCACCCGCTCGCACATCTCGTGAGTCGCCAGCGCGTCCCGTGCGCTGA
- a CDS encoding Gfo/Idh/MocA family protein — protein sequence MKVGCIGLGDIARKAYLPVLGTQPGVELHVQTRTPATLTRVADSLHLPPGRRHADLDALLAQDLDAAFVHAPTGAHPEIVARLLDAGVPTYVDKPLAYELADSARLVRLAEERNVGLAVGFNRRYAPGYTQCADHPRELILMQKNRIGLPEWPRTMILDDFIHVVDTLRFLVPGPVEDMTVRARTENGLLHHVVLQLSGDGFTALGVMNRLSGSAEEILEVSGQDTKRQVVNLAEVIDHKGQPSMRRRGDWVPVARQRGIEQAVLAFLDAVRAGKVLSARDALATHEMCERVVRAVEDRSGPGRA from the coding sequence GTGAAGGTCGGCTGCATCGGACTCGGCGACATCGCGCGCAAGGCCTATCTGCCCGTGCTCGGCACCCAGCCGGGGGTCGAACTGCATGTGCAGACGCGGACGCCCGCGACGCTCACCCGGGTCGCCGACAGCCTCCATCTCCCGCCGGGCAGGCGGCACGCCGACCTCGACGCGCTGCTCGCCCAGGACCTCGACGCGGCCTTCGTGCACGCACCGACCGGGGCCCACCCCGAGATCGTCGCCCGGCTCCTTGATGCGGGCGTGCCGACGTACGTCGACAAGCCGCTCGCGTACGAACTCGCCGACTCCGCACGGCTGGTACGGCTCGCGGAGGAGCGGAACGTCGGCCTCGCGGTCGGTTTCAACCGCAGGTACGCGCCCGGGTACACACAGTGCGCCGACCATCCGCGTGAGCTGATCCTGATGCAGAAGAACCGCATCGGCCTGCCCGAGTGGCCGCGCACGATGATCCTGGACGACTTCATCCATGTCGTCGACACGCTGCGGTTCCTGGTGCCGGGGCCGGTCGAGGACATGACCGTGCGCGCCCGCACCGAGAACGGGCTGCTGCACCATGTCGTGCTGCAGTTGTCCGGGGACGGGTTCACCGCGCTCGGCGTCATGAACCGGCTCAGCGGCTCGGCGGAGGAGATCCTGGAGGTCTCCGGGCAGGACACCAAACGGCAGGTGGTGAACCTCGCCGAGGTCATCGACCACAAGGGGCAGCCGTCCATGAGGCGGCGTGGCGACTGGGTGCCGGTGGCCCGGCAGCGCGGCATCGAGCAGGCGGTGCTCGCCTTCCTCGACGCGGTGCGCGCGGGCAAGGTGCTCAGCGCACGGGACGCGCTGGCGACTCACGAGATGTGCGAGCGGGTGGTGCGGGCGGTGGAGGACCGCTCCGGCCCCGGCCGAGCCTGA
- a CDS encoding DinB family protein — translation MTTQRTEPSVTAGERAMLEGWLDYHRETLALKCAGLDDDRLRTASVRPSELSLMGLVRHMAEVERIWFRKVLMADDQGPIYFSDEDRDGEFHLTEQDTWEEAHSTWQAEIAVARRNAARFALDEVGKGVHRRSGQSPSLRWIFTHMIEEYARHNGHADLLRERIDGAVGY, via the coding sequence ATGACCACGCAGCGCACGGAACCCTCCGTCACCGCCGGCGAACGGGCCATGCTCGAAGGCTGGCTCGACTACCACCGCGAGACCCTCGCACTCAAGTGCGCGGGCCTGGACGACGACCGCTTGAGGACCGCCTCGGTGCGGCCCTCGGAGCTGTCCCTGATGGGTCTTGTACGGCACATGGCGGAGGTGGAGCGCATCTGGTTCCGCAAGGTGCTGATGGCCGACGACCAGGGGCCGATCTACTTCAGCGACGAGGACCGGGACGGGGAGTTCCACCTCACCGAGCAGGACACCTGGGAGGAGGCGCACAGCACCTGGCAGGCCGAGATCGCGGTCGCCCGGCGCAACGCGGCCCGCTTCGCCCTGGACGAGGTCGGCAAGGGCGTGCACAGGCGCTCCGGTCAGTCCCCCAGCCTGCGCTGGATCTTCACCCACATGATCGAGGAGTACGCACGGCACAACGGGCACGCCGACCTGCTGAGGGAGCGGATCGACGGGGCCGTCGGGTACTGA
- a CDS encoding uracil-DNA glycosylase produces the protein MTDIAMLPESWRGVLGDELQQPYFKELTEFVEGERAKGPVYPPREQVFAALDATPYENVKVLILGQDPYHGEGQGHGLCFSVRPGVKTPPSLRNIYKEMQAELGTPIPDNGYLMPWAEQGVLLLNAVLTVRSGEANSHKGKGWEKFTDAVIRAVADRPDPAVFVLWGNYAQKKVPLIDEERHIVVKGAHPSPLSAKKFFGSRPFTQINEAVAQQGHEPIDWTIPNLG, from the coding sequence GTGACCGACATCGCCATGCTGCCCGAGTCCTGGCGCGGGGTCCTGGGGGACGAGCTGCAGCAGCCCTACTTCAAGGAACTCACCGAGTTCGTCGAGGGGGAGCGTGCCAAGGGTCCCGTCTACCCTCCGCGCGAGCAGGTCTTCGCCGCCCTCGACGCCACGCCGTACGAGAACGTCAAGGTGCTGATCCTCGGCCAGGACCCCTACCACGGCGAGGGCCAGGGCCACGGCCTGTGCTTCTCCGTGCGGCCGGGCGTCAAGACCCCGCCCTCGCTGCGGAACATCTACAAGGAGATGCAGGCGGAGCTGGGCACCCCGATCCCGGACAACGGCTATCTCATGCCGTGGGCCGAGCAGGGCGTGCTGCTCCTCAACGCGGTCCTCACGGTCCGTTCCGGCGAGGCCAACTCCCACAAGGGCAAGGGCTGGGAGAAGTTCACCGACGCCGTGATCCGCGCGGTGGCCGACCGCCCCGACCCGGCTGTCTTCGTGCTGTGGGGCAACTATGCGCAGAAGAAGGTCCCGCTGATCGACGAGGAGCGCCACATCGTTGTGAAGGGCGCGCACCCCTCGCCGCTGTCCGCCAAGAAGTTCTTCGGCTCCCGCCCGTTCACGCAGATCAACGAGGCCGTCGCCCAGCAGGGCCACGAGCCGATCGACTGGACGATCCCGAACCTCGGCTGA
- a CDS encoding PTS sugar transporter subunit IIA, with the protein MTTVTSPLAGRAIGLAAVPDPVFSGAMVGPGTAIDPAREASEAVAPVDGVIVSLHPHAFVVVDGEGHGVLTHLGIDTVQLNGDGFELLVNKGDTVTRGQAVVRWDPAAVEAAGKSPICPVVALEATADALSDLRQDGDVKAGDTLFGWQ; encoded by the coding sequence ATGACCACCGTGACGTCGCCGCTTGCAGGACGTGCCATCGGACTGGCCGCCGTACCGGATCCCGTCTTCTCGGGAGCGATGGTCGGCCCAGGCACGGCGATCGATCCCGCGCGCGAGGCATCCGAGGCCGTTGCCCCTGTGGACGGAGTCATCGTTTCACTGCACCCGCACGCTTTCGTCGTGGTCGACGGTGAGGGACACGGTGTACTGACGCACCTCGGTATCGACACCGTGCAGCTGAACGGTGACGGATTCGAGCTGCTGGTCAACAAGGGAGACACCGTCACGCGCGGCCAGGCTGTGGTGCGCTGGGACCCCGCCGCTGTCGAGGCCGCCGGCAAGTCGCCGATCTGCCCCGTCGTAGCTCTCGAAGCCACGGCCGACGCTCTTTCCGATCTCCGCCAGGACGGCGATGTGAAGGCCGGCGACACGCTCTTCGGCTGGCAGTGA
- the ptsP gene encoding phosphoenolpyruvate--protein phosphotransferase: METTLRGVGVSHGVAIGEVRHMGTAVLEPPAKQIPAEEAEREQGRARKAVDAVAADLIARGNLAGGEAQAVLEAQALMAQDPELMADVERRIAVGSTAERAVYDAFAAYRALLAGAGEYLAGRVADLDDVRNRIVARLLGVPMPGVPDSDEPYVLIARDLAPADTALLDPTLVLGFVTEEGGPTSHSAILARALGVPAVVALPGAGELAEGTMIAVDGSTGEIFVNPSAEKKAELEAAAAERKAALAASSGPGATSDGHKVPLLANVGGPSDVPAAVEAGAEGVGLFRTEFLFLDDSQQAPSEEKQVEAYRQVLEAFPEGRVVVRVLDAGADKPLDFLTPADEPNPALGVRGLRTLLDHPEVLRTQLTALAKAADGLPVYLEVMAPMVADRMDAKAFADACREAGLQAKFGAMVEIPSAALRARSILQEVEFLSLGTNDLAQYTFAADRQVGAVSRLQDPWQPALLDLVALSAEAAKAEGKSCGVCGEAASDPLLACVLTGLGVTSLSMGAASIPYVRATLAKYTLAQCERAAAAARAADSAEEARSAAQAVLSGE; the protein is encoded by the coding sequence ATGGAGACAACGCTGCGAGGCGTCGGTGTGAGCCACGGTGTGGCGATCGGCGAGGTTCGGCACATGGGAACGGCGGTATTGGAGCCGCCTGCCAAGCAGATACCGGCTGAGGAAGCGGAGCGCGAGCAGGGACGTGCCCGCAAGGCCGTGGACGCTGTGGCGGCCGATCTGATAGCGCGCGGCAATCTGGCGGGGGGCGAGGCCCAGGCCGTACTGGAGGCCCAGGCCTTGATGGCCCAGGACCCCGAACTGATGGCGGATGTGGAGCGCCGTATCGCCGTGGGGAGCACGGCGGAGCGTGCGGTCTACGACGCGTTCGCGGCTTACCGCGCTCTGCTGGCGGGGGCTGGTGAGTACCTCGCGGGTCGCGTGGCCGACCTCGACGACGTGCGGAATCGTATCGTCGCCCGGCTGCTCGGCGTTCCGATGCCAGGAGTACCGGACAGCGACGAGCCCTACGTACTCATCGCTCGTGATCTGGCGCCGGCGGACACGGCGCTGCTCGACCCCACCCTCGTCCTCGGTTTCGTCACCGAGGAAGGTGGACCGACCAGTCACAGCGCGATCCTGGCGCGGGCGCTCGGGGTGCCGGCTGTCGTGGCGCTGCCGGGGGCCGGGGAGCTCGCCGAGGGCACGATGATCGCCGTGGATGGCAGCACCGGTGAGATCTTCGTGAACCCCAGTGCGGAGAAGAAGGCCGAGTTGGAGGCTGCCGCGGCGGAGCGGAAGGCGGCCCTGGCCGCTTCCAGCGGGCCGGGGGCGACCTCCGACGGGCACAAGGTGCCACTGCTGGCCAATGTGGGCGGTCCTTCGGACGTGCCGGCGGCTGTGGAGGCCGGGGCCGAGGGCGTCGGTTTGTTCCGTACCGAGTTCCTCTTCCTGGACGACAGCCAGCAGGCGCCGTCCGAGGAGAAGCAGGTCGAGGCTTACCGTCAGGTGCTGGAGGCCTTCCCCGAGGGGCGTGTGGTCGTGCGGGTGCTCGACGCCGGCGCCGACAAGCCTCTGGACTTCCTGACTCCGGCCGATGAGCCGAACCCCGCGCTGGGCGTGCGAGGGCTGCGGACGCTGCTCGACCATCCTGAGGTGCTGCGGACGCAGCTGACGGCGCTCGCGAAGGCCGCGGACGGCCTGCCGGTCTACCTCGAGGTCATGGCGCCGATGGTCGCGGATCGCATGGATGCGAAGGCGTTTGCCGACGCATGTCGTGAGGCGGGGCTGCAGGCCAAGTTCGGGGCCATGGTGGAGATCCCGTCGGCCGCTCTGCGGGCGCGCTCGATTCTGCAGGAGGTCGAGTTCCTGTCGCTGGGGACCAACGACCTCGCGCAGTACACGTTCGCGGCCGACCGTCAGGTGGGCGCGGTGTCTCGGTTGCAGGACCCGTGGCAGCCCGCGCTGCTCGACCTGGTCGCGCTGTCCGCCGAGGCGGCGAAGGCCGAGGGCAAGAGCTGTGGTGTGTGTGGTGAGGCGGCTTCTGATCCGCTGCTGGCGTGTGTGCTGACCGGTCTGGGTGTCACCTCCCTGTCCATGGGTGCGGCGTCGATTCCGTATGTGCGGGCAACGCTGGCGAAGTACACGCTGGCGCAGTGTGAGCGTGCCGCGGCTGCCGCGCGTGCGGCGGACAGTGCCGAGGAGGCACGCAGCGCGGCGCAGGCGGTGCTGTCGGGCGAGTAG
- a CDS encoding acetoacetate--CoA ligase: MTSANPSPLWQPDPERIARAQITTFQSWAAEHHGAPAEGGYPALHRWSVDELETFWKAVTEWFDVRFSTPYARVLGDRSMPGAKWFPGATLNYAEHALRAADTRADEPALLHVDETHEPRPVTWAELRRQVGSLAAELRTLGVRPGDRVSGYLPNIPEAVVALLATAAVGGVWTSCAPDFGARSVLDRFQQVEPVLLFTVDGYRYGGKEQDRRDIVAELRRELPTLRAVVHIPLLGTEAPEGALEWAALTSADVDPTFEQVPFERPLWVLYSSGTTGLPKAIVQSQGGILVEHLKQLGLHCDLGPEDRFFWYTSTGWMMWNFLVSGLLTGTTVVLYDGSPGYPDTGAQWRVAERTGATLYGTSAAYVMACRKAGIHPGRDYDLSRVQCVGTTGSPLPPDGFRWLHDEVRDDLWIASVSGGTDVCSCFAGAVPTLPVHIGELQAPSLGTDLQSWDPSGKPLIDEVGELVVTNPMPSMPIRFWNDPDGSRYHDSYFDTYPGVWRHGDWITLTSRGSVVIHGRSDSTLNRQGVRMGSADIYEAVERLPEIKESLVIGIEQPDGGYWMPLFVHLAPGAVLDEALLNRIKQTIREQLSPRHVPDEVIEVPGVPHTLTGKRIEVPVKRLLQGTPVEKAVNPGSIDNLDLLRFYEELARKRA; this comes from the coding sequence ATGACCTCAGCGAACCCCTCACCGCTCTGGCAGCCCGACCCGGAACGCATCGCCCGGGCGCAGATCACCACATTCCAGTCCTGGGCGGCCGAGCACCACGGAGCTCCTGCCGAGGGTGGATACCCGGCCCTTCATCGCTGGTCCGTCGACGAACTCGAGACGTTCTGGAAGGCCGTCACGGAGTGGTTCGACGTACGGTTTTCCACCCCCTACGCGCGCGTGCTCGGCGACCGTTCCATGCCGGGCGCCAAGTGGTTCCCCGGAGCCACCCTCAACTACGCCGAACACGCCCTCCGCGCGGCCGACACCCGTGCCGACGAACCCGCGCTGCTGCACGTCGACGAGACACACGAACCACGCCCGGTGACCTGGGCCGAGCTCCGCCGCCAAGTCGGCTCCCTCGCCGCCGAACTGCGCACCCTGGGCGTACGCCCAGGAGACCGCGTGAGCGGTTACCTCCCGAACATCCCCGAGGCCGTCGTCGCCCTCCTCGCCACAGCGGCCGTCGGCGGAGTCTGGACGTCCTGCGCACCCGACTTCGGCGCCCGCAGCGTCCTCGACCGCTTCCAACAGGTCGAACCGGTCCTCCTGTTCACCGTCGACGGCTACCGCTACGGCGGCAAGGAACAGGACCGCCGCGACATCGTCGCCGAACTCCGCCGCGAACTTCCCACCCTGCGCGCCGTCGTACACATCCCGCTGCTCGGCACCGAGGCCCCCGAGGGCGCCCTGGAATGGGCCGCCCTGACCTCCGCCGACGTGGACCCGACCTTCGAACAGGTCCCGTTCGAACGCCCCCTGTGGGTGCTCTACTCCTCCGGTACGACCGGCCTCCCCAAGGCCATCGTCCAGTCCCAGGGCGGCATCCTGGTCGAGCACCTCAAACAACTCGGCCTGCATTGCGACCTCGGCCCCGAGGACCGCTTCTTCTGGTACACCTCCACCGGCTGGATGATGTGGAACTTCCTCGTCTCCGGCCTCCTCACCGGCACCACGGTCGTCCTGTACGACGGCAGCCCCGGATACCCGGACACCGGCGCCCAGTGGCGCGTCGCCGAACGCACCGGCGCCACCCTCTACGGCACTTCCGCCGCGTACGTCATGGCCTGCCGCAAGGCCGGCATCCACCCCGGCCGCGACTACGACCTCTCCCGCGTCCAGTGCGTCGGCACCACAGGCTCCCCACTCCCGCCCGACGGCTTCCGCTGGCTCCACGACGAGGTTCGCGACGACCTCTGGATCGCCTCCGTCAGCGGCGGAACCGACGTCTGCTCCTGCTTTGCCGGAGCCGTACCCACACTCCCGGTCCACATCGGCGAACTCCAGGCTCCCAGCCTCGGCACCGACCTCCAGTCCTGGGACCCCAGCGGCAAGCCCCTCATCGACGAGGTCGGCGAACTCGTGGTCACCAACCCCATGCCGTCCATGCCGATCCGCTTCTGGAACGACCCCGACGGCAGCCGCTACCACGACAGCTACTTCGACACCTACCCCGGCGTCTGGCGCCACGGCGACTGGATCACCCTCACCTCCCGCGGCTCCGTCGTCATCCACGGCCGCTCCGACTCCACACTCAACCGCCAAGGCGTCCGCATGGGTTCGGCAGACATCTACGAAGCCGTCGAACGACTCCCGGAAATCAAGGAATCCCTCGTCATCGGCATCGAACAGCCCGATGGCGGCTACTGGATGCCCCTCTTCGTGCACCTCGCCCCCGGCGCCGTCCTCGACGAGGCCCTCCTGAACCGCATCAAGCAGACCATCCGCGAACAACTCTCCCCACGCCACGTCCCCGACGAGGTCATCGAAGTCCCGGGAGTTCCGCACACCCTCACCGGCAAACGCATCGAGGTCCCCGTCAAGCGCCTCCTCCAAGGCACCCCCGTGGAGAAGGCGGTCAACCCCGGCTCCATCGACAACCTCGACCTCCTGCGCTTCTATGAGGAACTGGCCCGCAAACGAGCCTGA